In one Vanessa tameamea isolate UH-Manoa-2023 chromosome 12, ilVanTame1 primary haplotype, whole genome shotgun sequence genomic region, the following are encoded:
- the LOC113393010 gene encoding lachesin-like isoform X3 yields MTLFIHLYCVVWIMLLTVYCSTTESMYPRFAEPIPNVTVTVGRDALLACVVDNLRGFKVAWVRMDTQTILSIHHNIITQNPRISLSYNDHRSWYLHIKNVQEVDRGWYMCQVNTDPMRSRKGYLQVVVPPSIIDNMTSTDMVVREGTDVTLVCQASGYPEPYVMWRREDGQDFNYNGDSVGVVDGETLTITKVSRLHMGAYLCIASNGVPPSISKRIMLMVQFPPMLSIPNQLEGAYIGQDVTLECHTEAFPSSINYWTTDRGDMIISEMEIVGGKYEAFPVDSGYNKFMMLKIRNITKEDFGSYKCIAKNSLGETDGIIKLDEIPAPPSAFTTTQKSILDNQTIRKKGQPQIVQTNDAVSSTFQGVAFGEQIRDFDFYEEENIATEPKLGKLLYALLLYHLINVTLQLRS; encoded by the exons AATCTATGTACCCGAGATTCGCTGAGCCAATCCCCAACGTCACAGTAACAGTTGGCAGGGATGCTTTACTGGCTTGCGTCGTCGATAACTTAAGAGgatttaag gtGGCATGGGTTCGAATGGATACTCAAACAATTCTGAGCATCCATCACAATATAATAACCCAGAATCCACGCATCAGTCTGTCGTACAACGACCACCGCTCGTGGTATCTACACATCAAGAACGTACAGGAGGTAGATCGCGGCTGGTACATGTGTCAAGTCAACACCGATCCTATGCGCTCAAGGAAAGGCTACCTACAAGTCGTTG TGCCGCCATCGATCATCGACAATATGACATCCACGGACATGGTTGTGAGGGAAGGTACGGACGTAACCTTGGTGTGTCAAGCTTCGGGCTACCCCGAACCGTATGTTATGTGGAGGCGAGAGGACGGACAGGATTTTAACTATAATGGTGATTCTG tgggTGTAGTTGATGGCGAAACTTTAACCATAACAAAGGTGTCACGTCTCCACATGGGCGCCTACCTGTGTATAGCGTCCAACGGCGTACCTCCATCGATTAGCAAACGCATCATGCTTATGGTTCAAT TTCCTCCGATGCTTTCAATTCCAAATCAGTTGGAAGGGGCATACATTGGCCAGGACGTGACGTTAGAATGTCACACTGAGGCGTTTCCTTCCTCAATCAACTATTGGACCACAGACCGCGGAGATATGATCATTTCCG aaATGGAAATTGTAGGTGGCAAATACGAGGCGTTTCCCGTGGATAGCGGCTACAACAAGTTTATGATGCTCAAGATTCGCAATATTACCAAAGAAGATTTCGGCAGTTATAAATGTATTGCGAAGAACTCGTTGGGCGAAACGGACGGCATCATCAAACTCGATG aaataccAGCACCCCCGTCTGCTTTCACAACTACGCAAAAATCTATACTGGATAATCAAACGATCAGAAAAAAAG GTCAACCTCAAATTGTTCAAACAAATGACGCAGTCAGTTCTACGTTCCAAGGTGTAGCTTTCGGTGAACAAATAAGAGATTTTG ATTTCTACGAAGAGGAAAATATAGCAACAGAACCGAAATTAGGGAAATTATTATATGCGTTACTGCTTTATCATCTTATAAATGTTACGTTACAATTACGTTCTTGA
- the LOC113393010 gene encoding neurotrimin-like isoform X1: MTLFIHLYCVVWIMLLTVYCSTTGQGLPNGLNVVSVAPIEVPNESMYPRFAEPIPNVTVTVGRDALLACVVDNLRGFKVAWVRMDTQTILSIHHNIITQNPRISLSYNDHRSWYLHIKNVQEVDRGWYMCQVNTDPMRSRKGYLQVVVPPSIIDNMTSTDMVVREGTDVTLVCQASGYPEPYVMWRREDGQDFNYNGDSVGVVDGETLTITKVSRLHMGAYLCIASNGVPPSISKRIMLMVQFPPMLSIPNQLEGAYIGQDVTLECHTEAFPSSINYWTTDRGDMIISEMEIVGGKYEAFPVDSGYNKFMMLKIRNITKEDFGSYKCIAKNSLGETDGIIKLDEIPAPPSAFTTTQKSILDNQTIRKKGQPQIVQTNDAVSSTFQGVAFGEQIRDFDFYEEENIATEPKLGKLLYALLLYHLINVTLQLRS, from the exons AATCTATGTACCCGAGATTCGCTGAGCCAATCCCCAACGTCACAGTAACAGTTGGCAGGGATGCTTTACTGGCTTGCGTCGTCGATAACTTAAGAGgatttaag gtGGCATGGGTTCGAATGGATACTCAAACAATTCTGAGCATCCATCACAATATAATAACCCAGAATCCACGCATCAGTCTGTCGTACAACGACCACCGCTCGTGGTATCTACACATCAAGAACGTACAGGAGGTAGATCGCGGCTGGTACATGTGTCAAGTCAACACCGATCCTATGCGCTCAAGGAAAGGCTACCTACAAGTCGTTG TGCCGCCATCGATCATCGACAATATGACATCCACGGACATGGTTGTGAGGGAAGGTACGGACGTAACCTTGGTGTGTCAAGCTTCGGGCTACCCCGAACCGTATGTTATGTGGAGGCGAGAGGACGGACAGGATTTTAACTATAATGGTGATTCTG tgggTGTAGTTGATGGCGAAACTTTAACCATAACAAAGGTGTCACGTCTCCACATGGGCGCCTACCTGTGTATAGCGTCCAACGGCGTACCTCCATCGATTAGCAAACGCATCATGCTTATGGTTCAAT TTCCTCCGATGCTTTCAATTCCAAATCAGTTGGAAGGGGCATACATTGGCCAGGACGTGACGTTAGAATGTCACACTGAGGCGTTTCCTTCCTCAATCAACTATTGGACCACAGACCGCGGAGATATGATCATTTCCG aaATGGAAATTGTAGGTGGCAAATACGAGGCGTTTCCCGTGGATAGCGGCTACAACAAGTTTATGATGCTCAAGATTCGCAATATTACCAAAGAAGATTTCGGCAGTTATAAATGTATTGCGAAGAACTCGTTGGGCGAAACGGACGGCATCATCAAACTCGATG aaataccAGCACCCCCGTCTGCTTTCACAACTACGCAAAAATCTATACTGGATAATCAAACGATCAGAAAAAAAG GTCAACCTCAAATTGTTCAAACAAATGACGCAGTCAGTTCTACGTTCCAAGGTGTAGCTTTCGGTGAACAAATAAGAGATTTTG ATTTCTACGAAGAGGAAAATATAGCAACAGAACCGAAATTAGGGAAATTATTATATGCGTTACTGCTTTATCATCTTATAAATGTTACGTTACAATTACGTTCTTGA
- the LOC113393010 gene encoding lachesin-like isoform X2, which produces MTLFIHLYCVVWIMLLTVYCSTTGQGLPNGLNVVSVAPIEVPNESMYPRFAEPIPNVTVTVGRDALLACVVDNLRGFKVAWVRMDTQTILSIHHNIITQNPRISLSYNDHRSWYLHIKNVQEVDRGWYMCQVNTDPMRSRKGYLQVVVPPSIIDNMTSTDMVVREGTDVTLVCQASGYPEPYVMWRREDGQDFNYNGDSVGVVDGETLTITKVSRLHMGAYLCIASNGVPPSISKRIMLMVQFPPMLSIPNQLEGAYIGQDVTLECHTEAFPSSINYWTTDRGDMIISGGKYEAFPVDSGYNKFMMLKIRNITKEDFGSYKCIAKNSLGETDGIIKLDEIPAPPSAFTTTQKSILDNQTIRKKGQPQIVQTNDAVSSTFQGVAFGEQIRDFDFYEEENIATEPKLGKLLYALLLYHLINVTLQLRS; this is translated from the exons AATCTATGTACCCGAGATTCGCTGAGCCAATCCCCAACGTCACAGTAACAGTTGGCAGGGATGCTTTACTGGCTTGCGTCGTCGATAACTTAAGAGgatttaag gtGGCATGGGTTCGAATGGATACTCAAACAATTCTGAGCATCCATCACAATATAATAACCCAGAATCCACGCATCAGTCTGTCGTACAACGACCACCGCTCGTGGTATCTACACATCAAGAACGTACAGGAGGTAGATCGCGGCTGGTACATGTGTCAAGTCAACACCGATCCTATGCGCTCAAGGAAAGGCTACCTACAAGTCGTTG TGCCGCCATCGATCATCGACAATATGACATCCACGGACATGGTTGTGAGGGAAGGTACGGACGTAACCTTGGTGTGTCAAGCTTCGGGCTACCCCGAACCGTATGTTATGTGGAGGCGAGAGGACGGACAGGATTTTAACTATAATGGTGATTCTG tgggTGTAGTTGATGGCGAAACTTTAACCATAACAAAGGTGTCACGTCTCCACATGGGCGCCTACCTGTGTATAGCGTCCAACGGCGTACCTCCATCGATTAGCAAACGCATCATGCTTATGGTTCAAT TTCCTCCGATGCTTTCAATTCCAAATCAGTTGGAAGGGGCATACATTGGCCAGGACGTGACGTTAGAATGTCACACTGAGGCGTTTCCTTCCTCAATCAACTATTGGACCACAGACCGCGGAGATATGATCATTTCCG GTGGCAAATACGAGGCGTTTCCCGTGGATAGCGGCTACAACAAGTTTATGATGCTCAAGATTCGCAATATTACCAAAGAAGATTTCGGCAGTTATAAATGTATTGCGAAGAACTCGTTGGGCGAAACGGACGGCATCATCAAACTCGATG aaataccAGCACCCCCGTCTGCTTTCACAACTACGCAAAAATCTATACTGGATAATCAAACGATCAGAAAAAAAG GTCAACCTCAAATTGTTCAAACAAATGACGCAGTCAGTTCTACGTTCCAAGGTGTAGCTTTCGGTGAACAAATAAGAGATTTTG ATTTCTACGAAGAGGAAAATATAGCAACAGAACCGAAATTAGGGAAATTATTATATGCGTTACTGCTTTATCATCTTATAAATGTTACGTTACAATTACGTTCTTGA